The Cardiobacteriaceae bacterium TAE3-ERU3 nucleotide sequence AGCCAACAGAATAACGGCGCTTAAGCCACAGCAGTACGGCAATTGAAATACTGGTCAGTACGAGGAAGCCTAGTGCTGCTGCACCGAAAAACAAAAATGGTTCTCGAGTGCTTTTTGCAGCAAGGTTAGCAAAGCCGACCAAATCCTGTAATCCAATAATTGAGACCAAGGCTGTAGTCTTCAACAATACCAGCCAGTTGTTGCCTAAACCCGGGATAGCGTAGCGCATCATAAGCGGCCAGGTAATTCGCCGGAAAATGGTTCTCGGGGAAAGCCCATAAGCACGTGCTGCTTCTATTTGCCCATGAGGGATGGCAAGAATAGCACCACGGAAAGTTTCCGCCATATATGCACCGAATATAAAGCCAATCGTCAAAATACCACTAATAAATGGACTCATATCAACGTAGCCCCAGCCCATTCTTTTAGCTAGCAGGTTAAGCAAAAATTGCCCACCATAGTAAAAAAGGAATAGCTGCACCAAATCAGGCACACCACGGACTACGGTTGTGTAAAAAGTTGCAGGCCAACGAAAAATCCTCATTTTCGATAAGCGCCCCATACAGGCGACAATACCGATCAACAGAGAAAGCGCCAACCCGGCCAATGAAAGCTCGAGGGTGATCAAAGCACCCTCGAGCAAGTTACTCGAATAGTCGAGTAACAGCGTTATTTGCTCTGAGAGCATAAGCCTTATTGCGCGCTTTGACCGTCAAGGCCGTAGATGTCGTAGTCAAAGTACTTGTCGTTAACTTCTTTGTACGCACCATTTTCGCGAATAGCCTGAATGGCTTGTGAGAATTTGTCAGCCAGTTCTTGCTCATCTTTACGTACAGCAATCGAAATGCCTTCACCAAAGTATTTCTCGTCAGTCAGTTCAGGGCCAAATTGCTCAAAACCTTCGCCAGTGTCACGATTCAAGAAACCGTCTTGCAATACGA carries:
- a CDS encoding ABC transporter permease, with translation MLLDYSSNLLEGALITLELSLAGLALSLLIGIVACMGRLSKMRIFRWPATFYTTVVRGVPDLVQLFLFYYGGQFLLNLLAKRMGWGYVDMSPFISGILTIGFIFGAYMAETFRGAILAIPHGQIEAARAYGLSPRTIFRRITWPLMMRYAIPGLGNNWLVLLKTTALVSIIGLQDLVGFANLAAKSTREPFLFFGAAALGFLVLTSISIAVLLWLKRRYSVGFTERRA